One Capsicum annuum cultivar UCD-10X-F1 chromosome 2, UCD10Xv1.1, whole genome shotgun sequence genomic window carries:
- the LOC107860078 gene encoding uncharacterized protein LOC107860078: MSPQPDPRPKCFARKIELFPQIWNCPNLPPKLVIRILHFEKLNCTAPQFHSPSFPMSASLPKMEALYSKLYSKYSKLKKEKDTGMESLSREQEEKFVNYVTAADEMIEYLRSETDRLREQVNELRSEMASMRSVKDEEKIQYQKLLMEENQKSKELHDEIQRLQQLAEEGTCFNASNDKGKNRQIITVGDSLPDGSTMTTKKNRRQSLFIVQDALTQSPMEELPSRTEQPTTSSYRYTEPACCRRNVDISGDDAADISPASCIFQDLVQWLVGMKFSTVTENEELCISVLHESSGLSFSLTLTKNASTEPELVYRVLSLGTFERVAPEWMRDTIMFSPNMCPLFFQKVSCVIKPSC, translated from the exons ATGAGCCCTCAACCCGACCCGAGGCCCAAATGTTTTGCTAGAAAAATAGAACTCTTTCCCCAAATTTGGAATTGCCCAAATCTCCCGCCAAAGCTTGTCATTCGAATTCTTCATTTTGAGAAGCTAAATTGTACAGCACCGCAGTTTCATTCCCCAAGTTTTCCGATGTCGGCTTCTTTACCCAAG ATGGAGGCGCTTTATTCCAAGCTCTACAGCAAGTACAGTAAGCTAAAG AAAGAAAAAGACACGGGTATGGAGAGCTTGAGTCGGGAACAAGAGGAGAAATTTGTGAATTATGTGACTG CTGCCGATGAAATGATTGAATACTTGAGAAGTGAAACTGACAGGCTACGCGAACAAGTAAATGAGTTGAGGAGTGAAATGGCATCAATGAG GTCTGTCAAAGATGAAGAGAAGATTCAATACCAAAAGCTTTTGATGGAAGAGAACCAAAAGA GTAAAGAACTTCATGATGAAATTCAGAGGCTTCAACAACTAGCTGAGGAGGGAACCTGTTTCAATGCTAGCAATGATAAGGGAAAAAACAGACAAATTATTACTGTTGGAGATTCTCTTCCAGATGGCTCTACCATGACGACCAAGAAAAACCGTAGGCAGTCTTTGTTCATTGTACAAGATGCACTTACACAGTCTCCCATGGAAGAACTTCCAAGTAGAACTGAACAACCTACTACGAGTTCATATAGGTACACTGAG CCTGCTTGCTGTAGAAGAAATGTCGACATTTCAG GTGATGATGCAGCTGACATCTCTCCAGCCTCATGCATCTTCCAAGACCTTGTTCAGTGGCTAGTTGGTATGAAATTTTCAACTGTGACGGAAAATGAAGAATTATGCATATCAGTTCTTCATGAGTCGAGCG GATTATCTTTTAGTTTGACATTGACGAAGAATGCATCCACAGAACCAGAATTGGTGTACCGCGTGTTGTCACTAGGGACTTTTGAAAGAGTGGCTCCTGAATGGATGAGGGATACGATCATGTTCAGCCCAAATATGTGTCCACTTTTCTTCCAGAAGGTGTCTTGTGTTATCAAGCCCAGTTGCTGA
- the LOC107860079 gene encoding uncharacterized protein LOC107860079, with product MATLQKFKLLATQCAVAGSPTRSPTTSPVIHLRRRKTLRMLLSRSVGGGGSGRRLPRREMCSPDRDLPEKGKELVVSHKLKDLFVSSPPPFDRSMPENTRNGLPPAAAGGGGECAAGRRIGLRTLRPLSATFRQRLLRRAWRPVLVSIPE from the coding sequence atggCTACTTTGCAGAAATTCAAGCTTCTAGCAACTCAATGTGCAGTAGCAGGAAGCCCAACCCGAAGCCCAACAACAAGCCCAGTTATTCACCTCCGACGCCGGAAAACTCTCCGTATGCTCCTCAGCCGTAGCGTCGGCGGCGGAGGAAGTGGCCGCAGGTTGCCGCGCCGTGAAATGTGCTCGCCAGATCGCGATTTGCCGGAGAAGGGGAAGGAACTGGTGGTCAGTCACAAGCTGAAGGACTTGTTTGTTTCGTCGCCGCCGCCGTTTGATCGGAGTATGCCGGAGAATACGAGAAACGGACTACCGCCCGCAGCCGCCGGTGGCGGCGGTGAATGTGCAGCTGGTCGGAGGATAGGTCTACGTACGCTTCGGCCGTTATCGGCGACTTTCCGGCAACGGTTATTGAGGAGAGCTTGGCGACCGGTACTTGTGAGCATACCGGAGTAA
- the LOC107860080 gene encoding LEAF RUST 10 DISEASE-RESISTANCE LOCUS RECEPTOR-LIKE PROTEIN KINASE-like 1.4 isoform X2 → MNSQSFCFFSLLTLASSLVLIHVPQGSSNPNEFYQPCGKKYTCGNITGLSYPFLSVNDPPFCGYPGFEFKCNQDSTTTMVINNINYRILNVHPTTQTMRVVREDMMESPCPVDLVNTTLDYSLFDFAAGYTNLTFLYNCPVSYIEIMDVTACRNSKYHNVFVLPGAVGPGKCTASVTVPVLQTSAVTVGSLNSSGLGQLLQEGFDIRWKLDGKACSECTQKKGRCGYDEFSKKTTCFCPGPPLESSACSAAAFAYPPPFSISVPSPSPGNAKKSQTPLTVGLSVGGAVLAGIGVGWLIFFCRQRKKQIASEASPAQTERKDLPILSSSNGLTSSSSSPSSTNFTRSIPSYPSSKSEADYGRGSSYFGAHVFSFAELEEATNNFDQSKELGDGGFGVVYFGKLQDGRKIAVKRLYENNFKRVEQFMNEVEILTKLRHKNLVTLYGCTSKRSRDLLLVYEYIPNGTVADHLHGKRAKSGLLSWPVRMNIAIETADALAYLHSSVIIHRDVKTNNILLDNDFHVKVADFGLSRLFPNNVTHVSTAPQGTPGYVDPEYYQCYHLTEKSDVYSFGVVLVELISSLEAVDTDRHRHDINLANMAVNKIQSHSMHELVDPNLGFSTNSSVRRMTTLVAELAFRCLQQERDLRPSMQEVLETLRGIQDGESKAHKAEVLDIVVDDVGLLKGSCSSPDSVAPNK, encoded by the exons ATGAATTCGCAAAGCTTTTGCTTCTTCTCTTTGCTCACTCTGGCTTCCTCCCTTGTACTAATTCATGTACCTCAAGGTTCGAGTAATCCTAACGAGTTCTACCAGCCTTGTGGGAAAAAGTATACGTGTGGCAATATTACGGGATTAAGTTATCCTTTTCTCAGTGTCAATGACCCTCCCTTCTGTGGCTATCCTGGTTTTGAGTTCAAATGCAATCAGGATAGTACTACTACTATGgtcatcaacaacatcaattatcGAATTTTAAACGTACATCCAACAACCCAAACAATGAGGGTTGTGAGGGAGGATATGATGGAATCACCTTGTCCTGTTGATTTAGTTAACACCACTCTGGACTACTCCCTCTTTGATTTCGCTGCTGGCTATACAAACTTGACCTTCTTATATAATTGTCCTGTTTCGTACATTGAGATAATGGATGTTACCGCTTGTAGAAACAGCAAATACCACAATGTTTTCGTGTTGCCGGGTGCTGTTGGCCCCGGGAAGTGCACTGCTAGTGTCACAGTTCCAGTGCTTCAGACGAGTGCCGTTACTGTGGGGTCCTTGAATTCATCAGGTTTGGGACAATTACTACAAGAGGGGTTTGATATAAGATGGAAACTTGATGGTAAAGCCTGCAGTGAATGTACTCAAAAAAAGGGAAGATGTGGGTACGATGAATTTAGTAAGAAAACAACATGCTTTTGTCCTGGTCCTCCTCTTGAATCTTCTGCATGTTCAGCTGCTGCTTTTGCATACCCACCACCATTTTCAATATCTGTACCATCTCCATCCCCAG GTAATGCAAAGAAAAGTCAGACTCCACTGACAGTAG GCCTTAGCGTAGGAGGTGCTGTACTTGCAGGCATTGGCGTTGGGTGGCTAATCTTCTTCTGCAGACAAAGAAAAAAGCAGATTGCTTCAGAGGCTTCACCTGCCCAAACCGAAAGGAAAGATCTTCCAATTTTAAGTTCAAGCAATGGCctgacttcttcttcttcttctccttcttcaacCAATTTCACCAGAAGCATTCCCTCTTATCCCTCTTCCAAATCTGAAGCTGATTACGGGAGGGGAAGCTCCTACTTTGGGGCTCATGTCTTCAGTTTTGCTGAACTTGAAGAAGCCACAAATAATTTTGATCAATCCAAAGAACTAGGGGATGGTGGCTTTGGTGTCGTGTACTTTG GCAAGCTCCAGGATGGTCGTAAGATTGCAGTCAAGCGCTTGTATGAGAACAATTTCAAGCGTGTAGAGCAGTTCATGAATGAAGTAGAGATTTTAACAAAGCTCCGCCACAAGAACCTAGTAACATTGTATGGGTGTACATCTAAACGAAGCCGAGATTTACTGCTTGTTTATGAGTATATACCAAATGGGACAGTGGCTGATCATCTGCATGGAAAACGGGCCAAATCTGGCTTACTCTCTTGGCCAGTCCGAATGAACATAGCTATTGAGACTGCTGATGCTCTGGCTTATCTCCACTCCTCAGTTATAATACACCGTGATGTCAAAACCAACAACATTCTGTTAGATAACGATTTCCATGTGAAAGTTGCTGATTTTGGTTTATCAAGACTGTTCCCAAATAATGTCACACATGTCTCCACTGCTCCACAGGGTACACCAGGCTATGTTGATCCTGAATACTACCAGTGTTACCATCTCACTGAAAAGAGTGATGTCTATAGTTTTGGGGTAGTCTTGGTGGAGCTTATCTCATCATTAGAAGCTGTGGATACCGACAGGCACCGCCATGATATTAATTTGGCTAATATGGCTGTGAACAAGATCCAAAGTCATTCAATGCATGAATTAGTTGATCCAAATCTTGGATTCTCGACAAACAGCTCCGTGAGGAGGATGACTACATTAGTCGCTGAGTTAGCTTTCCGATGTCTGCAACAGGAGAGAGATCTTAGACCTTCAATGCAAGAAGTGCTGGAGACATTGAGAGGCATCCAGGATGGAGAGTCGAAAGCACACAAGGCTGAGGTACTGGATATTGTGGTAGATGATGTTGGGCTCCTAAAGGGCTCTTGTTCCTCTCCAGATTCAGTTGCCCCAAACAAATGA
- the LOC107858307 gene encoding putative F-box protein At1g32420: protein MASSSSNPPLPSDIIFKILTQTSLRTVDTCKAVNKEWRDLTYESSFMPQFCARSKNISGYFVQSLVKHRLDDVSEVFAEFVSMDGCSGNNTTTPFRLPIDDEQVKPRRSYDFRMKIVASSMQGFLCCVRTLRYNDRYYICKPTTKQWFKLPNPKTRYSTVKVALIVLRSIPLHFKIIRLSSPSILYHHSGKKLGLHCYCSEVFDSERWEWRQGKDLLFPRELYFDWFPPVVNANGLIYFKLNQRDNQDHKVMALNYNGEEIFPRFSLPKPPFDEYQGYYPFNQLVEYKGKLGFTHLSPKGMKLWIFENRNHHWELKTEVDTEAVKAVTSFPIPKGFFNEHIALLLDSYEAIFYDLQDKSINKVKLNKCHDVQEIFPFRSDLEPVDLRMPTANTISTTKSLYRPSYTSFTLLLLILLCGILWFSHA, encoded by the coding sequence atggcttcttcttcttctaatccTCCACTTCCTTCTGACATAATTTTCAAGATACTAACTCAAACATCGTTGAGAACAGTAGACACTTGCAAGGCCGTTAATAAAGAATGGCGTGATTTGACGTACGAATCGAGTTTCATGCCACAATTTTGTGCAAGGAGTAAAAATATCTCAGGATATTTTGTCCAAAGTTTAGTAAAACACAGATTAGATGACGTGAGCGAAGTATTTGCGGAATTTGTATCAATGGATGGTTGTTCGGGGAATAATACTACAACCCCGTTCCGTCTTCCTATTGATGATGAACAAGTAAAGCCTCGACGCAGCTACGACTTTCGCATGAAGATTGTTGCTTCATCAATGCAAGGGTTTCTATGTTGTGTTAGAACGCTACGTTATAATGACAGATATTACATCTGTAAACCAACCACTAAGCAATGGTTCAAACTTCCTAATCCCAAAACACGTTATTCAACCGTCAAAGTTGCTCTTATCGTGTTGAGATCAATTCCTCTGCACTTTAAGATTATCAGACTGTCGTCCCCATCAATTCTCTATCATCACTCCGGGAAGAAACTAGGACTCCATTGCTACTGTTCAGAGGTATTTGATTCAGAACGATGGGAATGGAGACAAGGAAAAGATTTATTGTTCCCTCGTGAATTGTACTTTGATTGGTTTCCTCCCGTAGTCAATGCAaatggtttgatttatttcaaactaaatcaAAGAGATAATCAGGACCACAAGGTAATGGCTCTTAACTACAATGGAGAAGAGATTTTTCCAAGATTCTCTCTTCCAAAACCTCCTTTTGATGAGTACCAAGGTTATTATCCATTTAACCAACTTGTGGAGTATAAGGGGAAGTTAGGCTTTACTCATTTGTCACCAAAAGGGATGAAACTTTGGATTTTCGAAAACAGAAACCACCACTGGGAGTTGAAGACAGAAGTAGACACTGAAGCTGTAAAGGCTGTGACAAGCTTTCCAATCCCCAAAGGGTTTTTTAATGAACATATTGCTTTGCTATTGGATAGCTATGAAGCCATCTTCTACGACTTGCAAGATAAAAGCATTAACAAGGTGAAATTAAATAAATGTCATGATGTTCAAGAAATCTTCCCGTTCCGCTCAGATTTAGAGCCAGTTGATTTGAGAATGCCAACAGCCAACACTATTTCAACCACCAAATCTCTCTATCGTCCCTCTTATACTTCCTTTACTCTTCTTCTTCTCATTCTTCTTTGCGGTATTTTGTGGTTTTCTCATGCATGA